A genomic segment from Myxosarcina sp. GI1 encodes:
- a CDS encoding substrate-binding domain-containing protein, with amino-acid sequence MPSTSSNSRQSLTSKTCSQCGTENPATADKCYICHTSLNERPKNKNYSASYHQELLNFGGNYLRAFKKDLQKPSAWLGVVVFALAVTLWGNYFINSNRSEVELEQPRVQTYSTIERVKNVPQGLFSYGGGAFFAPLVAQGLNDAIADAYPEFQLRYTEPMTPYSSYSEGIRMLTDGEISFAFNGRPLTAEEYAAAKARGISLKQVPIALDGVVVFANSGVGVSALSLDKVTDIFAGAITNWNQLGGIDLPVVPVLLSDEELEVLDVKEATKTTQYSTNNTQVLRKVIGTPGAISLASASLVANQKLIAPLNLAAPHSNNFVRPFINGESNKDAFKNGSYPLTKRQFLVIREDDTLDEWAGYAYANILISQQGQGYVEKAGSVTIY; translated from the coding sequence ATGCCCTCAACCAGCAGTAATAGCCGACAATCGCTAACATCGAAAACTTGTTCGCAGTGTGGGACGGAAAATCCAGCTACGGCTGACAAATGCTACATTTGCCATACTTCATTAAATGAGCGACCAAAAAATAAAAATTATTCAGCATCTTATCATCAAGAATTACTTAATTTTGGTGGGAATTATCTAAGGGCGTTTAAAAAAGATCTGCAAAAACCTAGTGCCTGGTTGGGAGTGGTTGTTTTTGCCTTAGCTGTTACTCTCTGGGGCAATTACTTTATTAATTCTAACCGCTCTGAGGTGGAGTTAGAACAACCCAGGGTGCAAACTTACTCTACTATCGAACGAGTAAAAAACGTTCCACAGGGTCTATTTAGTTATGGTGGAGGAGCATTTTTTGCTCCTTTAGTAGCACAGGGACTAAATGATGCGATCGCTGATGCCTACCCAGAATTTCAGTTGCGCTACACCGAACCAATGACTCCTTATTCAAGCTATAGCGAAGGAATAAGGATGTTGACCGATGGTGAAATCAGCTTTGCTTTTAATGGTCGTCCCTTAACGGCAGAAGAATATGCTGCCGCCAAAGCGCGAGGAATAAGTTTAAAACAGGTTCCAATTGCTTTAGATGGAGTGGTTGTGTTTGCTAATAGTGGTGTTGGTGTTTCGGCACTGAGTTTGGATAAAGTCACAGATATTTTTGCAGGGGCGATTACCAACTGGAATCAGCTTGGTGGTATCGATTTACCAGTTGTTCCCGTCTTGCTTAGCGATGAAGAGTTAGAAGTTTTAGACGTTAAGGAGGCAACGAAAACTACTCAATACTCAACCAACAATACTCAAGTTCTGAGAAAAGTCATCGGGACTCCTGGTGCGATATCGTTGGCTTCAGCATCTTTAGTTGCCAATCAAAAATTGATTGCGCCTCTAAATTTAGCCGCACCTCACTCAAACAACTTTGTCCGACCGTTTATTAATGGAGAATCAAATAAAGATGCCTTCAAAAATGGCTCGTATCCTCTAACCAAAAGACAATTTTTGGTAATTCGCGAAGACGACACTCTCGATGAATGGGCAGGTTATGCCTACGCCAATATTCTGATCTCTCAACAGGGACAAGGATACGTTGAAAAAGCTGGTTCTGTTACTATTTACTGA
- a CDS encoding ABC transporter substrate-binding protein, whose product MTKLTKIIWSLAVVMLISFFVTSYWQNSSSVSVTASTNSVANNSITIGYSNWAGWWVWAVAEEEGLFANNGVNVKLIWYDSYLESLEALAAGQIDGNSQTLNDTISFAGNAVNGEVVVLVNDNSFGNDKIIAADRINSVEDLKGKDVAVEAGVVDDFLLTLALEKSGIKREEVNIVDIETGAAVEAFAAGQTDAVGAFPPFWLTALKREGAKEIVSSKDFPGSIPDLLVVSQKAIDKRPDEVRAIVKTWFDTLDFIEQHPQRADEIMARRAGVNTEQLQLFKEGTKIFSVADNLKAFSKGNDMAHLNFAAEKITEFLENNLKALDKKPNFSKLFNSKFVDRYALNQQ is encoded by the coding sequence CTTTGGCAGTTGTAATGTTGATTAGCTTTTTTGTTACCAGTTATTGGCAAAACTCTTCGTCAGTATCGGTTACAGCTTCAACTAATTCTGTTGCCAATAACTCCATTACTATCGGCTACAGCAATTGGGCTGGCTGGTGGGTTTGGGCAGTAGCAGAAGAAGAAGGGTTATTTGCTAACAATGGTGTTAATGTAAAACTAATTTGGTACGACAGCTATTTAGAATCGCTCGAAGCACTAGCCGCAGGACAAATAGACGGTAATTCTCAAACCCTTAACGATACGATTTCATTTGCAGGTAATGCTGTAAACGGTGAAGTAGTAGTTTTAGTAAATGACAACTCTTTCGGTAACGACAAGATTATCGCCGCCGACCGAATCAATAGCGTAGAGGATTTAAAAGGTAAAGATGTAGCTGTAGAAGCAGGAGTGGTCGATGACTTTTTATTAACTCTGGCATTAGAAAAAAGCGGAATAAAGCGGGAGGAGGTGAATATTGTAGATATCGAAACTGGTGCGGCGGTAGAGGCATTTGCTGCGGGACAGACCGATGCGGTGGGAGCTTTTCCTCCCTTTTGGCTTACAGCACTAAAGCGCGAGGGAGCTAAAGAAATAGTTAGCTCTAAAGATTTTCCAGGTAGTATCCCCGATTTATTAGTGGTTAGCCAAAAAGCGATCGATAAGCGACCCGATGAAGTTCGAGCCATAGTGAAAACTTGGTTTGATACCCTTGATTTTATAGAGCAACATCCCCAACGCGCCGATGAAATCATGGCTCGACGAGCGGGGGTAAATACAGAGCAACTACAGCTATTCAAAGAAGGAACGAAAATATTTTCCGTTGCCGATAATTTAAAAGCCTTTTCCAAGGGCAACGATATGGCGCATCTCAATTTTGCTGCCGAAAAAATTACCGAATTTCTAGAAAACAACCTCAAAGCTCTGGATAAAAAGCCCAATTTTTCCAAATTATTTAACTCTAAATTTGTAGATCGTTATGCCCTCAACCAGCAGTAA